The following DNA comes from Anastrepha obliqua isolate idAnaObli1 chromosome 1, idAnaObli1_1.0, whole genome shotgun sequence.
GTGCAGAGGGAAAAGGGTGCAAGATGGGTGGCATAATAAATTTCAGTTTTCAGGCATAATAAGAGTGGGCATTGACAGATTATTTAATATCTTTGTGAGATAAGCACCAACTACTAGCATTTACTATAAAACTTCTTAATTGCTATAAAATCTCGTATTAGACCCTTCATCTATTCACATTTGCTAATATctcatttcattcattcatgttGCTGAAATATTCCAAATTCAAAGAAGTTGAAAAACGCTAATTTTTGgccaaattatttgaattttaaaccaCTACTGGTCGGCGTACTTTTCACATACAAAAAATTCGCGCAGTCCCTGTTAAGTGGATACAAGAACGCCACACCGCAGCTCTAAACTAATGATTTTACATTGATTTAACTCGAATATTTCCTTTCTTTTACCACTCAAGTCATTTAATATTGGGACGAAAAAATACCTAAACGGTTTGTGCTTATAATCCACGAAATTTAATTGCCAATACTTAATTGTGTTGGTTCCATGAACAAACAACAATGACAATCAGTAAAATGATAAAAGAGTTGCTGTAAAGGCTGCTGGGACGAAGAAAAGTTGAGCATCGACCGCAGCAACAGAAGTGGTTTTCTTTATgtcaataaattaattaaagttcgaacaacagcaaaaaatgtacagaaaaaaatctgcaaattacagacttatgtacatatgcacctaTAACAGAGCAATGCAACAATAATGACAACAGAAATAAAACAGGGCGTCGCGATAGCACTGAAAATAGCTGTgtgaacaacaataacaaccggCAAACAACTGcgtgcgcacacatacatatggactTATAACATGACAAACAACAGCCATACCCACAACAGGCGGTACTTCCCAGAGCATGCACAGTAGGTGAATATGCCAAAAAAGATTCTGTATCACAATGCATTaaaattgtggttttgtttttgctgaacTTCTCATTACATAAGTTGTTCCAGTTTGGTGTGAAAATGTAGAAATGTACGGGTACATAACAGAATAACAAGTGATTCATTAATTTGTGtcatttgtttaatttgttgAATAATAACTGTTAACTAATTAAGGCACATTAAAATATGtcctcatttttatttattttaaatttagcatCAAGAGATAcaggtattttgtttttcttttgtataaaCGCAATAACTCAACAGATTATTTTTAAGCAGAAGACTACCagcttcataaataaaattatcagtAATCATGCGTCGACTAATAACGAATATCTTTGAATAACTAAGATTGAGAGCATCCAGGgtggttaggttaaatggctgccctagcttagggcacacttggacaaatattgaaaattcgtccgttgtgatgccatacaggggagaggagaaaggagaaggaaaGGAAGACGGGGCCTTGGGATTGGAGACGATGAGGACCATTcattttacgacgacgccgacaGTGGCTGCAAGCTACTGatagccgcaacaagctactgatgagcttccccaaatttgtgatatttagacccgctatatccgcagggGCAGCAAAAAGATTAGAGCCCAGATGCCTAAATATTTGTCAGACGAGACCAGgccagctgagaagaaggtgttgagatgattccacttcatcctcatgacagcttctgcagaacggacttgaggcaataccaagtctcaccgcatgacacctaacggacaatgtccattaggatacccaccaaatacGACACCTAGGGCTTTGTTAGCTttaggagttccctcgagcgttcccgatctacccgtgcccagaaggatctcgcgacatTGCAAGTTTGCGCACTAGTAAAGCgatcgctgagttgactcgaggtcCATCTtttcaggagcagaccacaggttcttaagacaaccccagtcctctcttgcgcgacgaaaccgtcttcAAAGTtctctgtctagccagctcatcagcccagcagtttccctctatgccgctgtgaccgggaacccaaatgagcctgatgccgaagtattcggatgcaatcgagagagaagccaggcattccccgaccaatctcgaacgcacaaacaacgagcccaatgccctaattgccgcttggctgtcggagtaaatatttacttacagtCTACTGCTCCCTTAATTGCgtatacctccgcttggaaaacaacacagtggtccggaagcctgaaTTTAAGTTCGATGGAAacctccttacagaatactcccccatcaacccttccgtccaacttcgagctatccgtgaacatgtttgccatgtcTTTCCGCTAAATGGTGCACCCCGCCtactcatcccttgagggaatatgagtagAAAACGGGCCGCTCGGAGCTAGCGTGGGTGTATTGATCCAGCAtcatggggatgaactcaaaatttttaagaatgctagcTTGTCCGAAACTTAAGTCTAGCTTTTGTCCCGAACACTTTagtctgattgcggcgcgtgcagcggtagtttttcctacaatgtccacgggtgccacattcagcatagcgttaagcactagagtaggagtggtatggagcgccccactgattcaaATGAGGGCATACCTTTTtaccctctccagcttcttaactgatactatcctttctagcgagttccaccagacaaggactccgtatagcaagattggttttataaaattcttataaagtcaaaaagttaaaaagctagattcagataaccctgcatcagttccatcagagtatctGGAAACTTGCCTCAgacaataagtgccacgtcatccgcataggcaatcaccttacagcccctcctttccagctcctccagcagaccGTTAAGTACGGCAATCCAGAGAAGTGGCGAGAGAACACCGCCTTGTGGAGTGCCTCTGTTCACTTGCCGACAGAGAGAGGTGTCACCCCAttctgccacgaccgttctaTCGCTAAGCATCATATAGATAAGCCTTATAAGTTCGGTTCCGGCTCCTAGTTTACCCAGCGACctggtgattgcctccgggagggcATTATTAAAAGCCACTTCAATGTCTAGGAAGGCGCCTACAGTGAATTCCTTCTGATGGAGAGACACCTCGATGTTCTTAACAATTGTATGCAAAGCAGACTCTACcgatctgcctttacagtaaGCATGTTGAGCGTACGATAAACGCCCCGAGGAATGTCACTCCTTATGTGAAGATCAATCAGCCTCTCCAGGGTTTTCAGCAGTAACGAGGAGAAactgatgggtctgaaatctttAGGGGATACGTGTGAGATcttacctgccttgggtatgaaagtaACTCTCACAGCCCTCCAAGAGCTGGGTATGTAGCCCCTATATATGCAGTTCGCGTAGATAGGGAGAAGCCAATCACATGATACCTcagcagatttctgcagttgagtCGGTATAATGCCATCAGGCCCAGGAGACTTGAAGGGCTTGAAAGAGTCAATCGTCCAAGCTAGGCGTCGTTTATCAGCCAGCGGTGGTGGGTGTGTGGAGTGCTACGCATCCTATCCCAGACTATATTAAGCGAGTACGGACTtgtcggaaaatgggcgtcgaTAGATAACCGAATCATATCAGCTATCAAACATCTTAGTATGGATACCACAACAAGTGTAAAAGTCGGTAATTACCTATCTAAGAACCTATTAGTAATCTCTGGGATAAAACAAGGTGAAAGCCCTATACTCTTTAACTTAGTTATGAATGTGATAATAGCAAAGGTCAAAAATACAGCAAGGATATTCAAATTAAAACCGgaaaatctgaaataaaaatattttccgacAATGAAGACGATTTACAACTTCTTCTCCATGGTTTGAAAGCTGCAGAaagttttaatatgaaaatttccgcatgaaaaacaaaatcgctTACAATCTCAATACATACGCTAAGATGCAAGCTTGCTGTGTAAGGTGCACCAATTGAGCAAGCTAGTGAGTTCAACTACCTCAGTGCCAAAATGACTTCTTCTAACTTCTTCTTAGGGACACTATATGACGCAACAGCTCATCGCCAAAGGTAAAGTCAGAATATACAAAACATGCGTGAGGCCTATACTGACAACAACCGAGTAGTATCAAGAACCGAAATGCACACACTACGCGCTATAGCAGGCATGAATCGCCGAGGCTTTAGGTGCAACGAAGAGATACGACAAATATGCGATGTACAGGATGAAGCAGAAAGAGGTGGAAGGAATAGTAACATGTTAGCATGTACAGGGAATGTCCGACCAACGACTggcaaaaattgttataaaacaggatttaattataaaataaaaatgaagcagAATAAGTTTACTAGAGTGGACAGATGTGAATCTGCCGCTTGAAACCATAATCTTCTTCCTCACAGCCAAACTAGAATTGTAGGTATGTAAATGTAATGCAtatggaattttattttaaagttgtaTAGAATTGTAGATATGTACAAAATTTcttccttaattatttttttaacgcacATAAAACTGCCAATAAAAAATGTCAACGATAAATGCTGGCAGAAAACTGGTTTAGTTTGTGGGTTGCTTGGCCGTTGGCAATGAGCCGGCGTGGTTGCCGGCGTGGTTGTCGGCTTCGAGCGGTGACGACCagcaattattgtaattttcgcTTTGGCTGTGGGTGAGATGCTGTGATGTCATCATCAGAACATTTGTGAATTAACatcgttgttttttatttttatacatttgtttttttgtttgttactaATTTCACTCAACAGCGAAAATGAGTCGTCGacatcatttttaaattaaatttaaataactaaaatccGGTTAAAAAGCAGTTAAGGCAAATAGCGGTACTTTCGTACCGCAAATGGTATGCACGCAAACATGCAGCATAAGCATCCCTGCAGGAAATGaagcaagttttaaatttgttacGAATTGTAAcgcgtgttttttttagaggttaggttttcaagttggcactacttttttcgtagatggtctttttgacagctgccaCTTGATTTAtgttcagtttggtttgccatttcataatgaatagacttacacctgaacaacgtttgcaaatcgtgcaaatttattacgaaaataaaggttcggttcgcgcgacgcatcgcgcgctgcgtccaatattcggtcgacataatcgtccatcagagtcactaattcgattaaccatggatcggtttcgcaccacgtttgctctagtggataatacgcatcctcagagacgtcgtacagtgcgcaccgaagacgctattgctgctgtggagcaGAGTATCGAAGAAGACCCGAATGAGTCCATCCGCCATCGCGCGCAGCAATTGCAGATGTGCCCATCCACTTTatggaagattttgcggaaggatcttggtttgcgggcttacaaaatatccaactcgtgcaagaattgaagccgaacgaccatcaagcgcgtcgcacgttcggtgaatgggcccaaaacgagatggccaccgatcccgattttcacaagaaaattctgttcagcgatgaagctcacttttggttgaatgggtatgtcaataagcaaaattgtcgcatttggagtgaacataatccacaagccattgtttggtgtgctctatgggcagagggaatcattggtccatatttctttaaaaatgaagccggccataatgttacagtcaatggagagcgctatagagccatgattaatgactttttcgtgcccgaattggacgatgttgatgtggacgacctttggttccaacaagacggcgctacatgccatacagccaacgcaacaatcgatttattgaaggaaacttttggtgagcgcattatctcgcgccgtggacctgtgacgtggcctccaagatcgtgtgatataacaccgctggactatctttgtggggctatgtgaagtcgcttgtctacgcagataagcccgagacgattgacgtcttggaagagaatattcggcgcgttattgctgacatacggctccaattgctgcaaaaagtggtcgaaaactGGGCCTCTCGGccggaatttattcgagccagccgcggcggccacttgcccgaaattatttttaaaacataatggcaaacccttatctttataataaagctaaattcttggccataacattaaattatatacgttttatttcatcttgaaaacctaacctctaaaaaaaacgcACTTTAGAAGAAGTATGCAAAAAAAGTACCCCAGTAAAAATTGATGTGTgggaaataattcaaaattattgaaagtttTCACTTTGTTTTGAGCAAAGTGTGTTCTCGAATTTATCTATACCTTCAGCATATCTTTGAGAGCGGTTGCCATTATCAGTGAGCACATACAGTGAATTGTCAACGACCAAACTCGCAGGTGGGATTGTAGCACTCCCACCTGCatgcactttttttcaattattaattgTATTACGCTGTTTATTATATCGGTCCCTGCAACTCTCGCCCGTAGCAACAACTCTATCCATCTGCAAATAAATCTTTTCTCTAGTATTTGACATGTTCCCGAACGTGAAGCATTGCCAAAGGCTCATTCGGTGTCGAGAAAGGCACAAGGTAATATCTCCTCGCAGTCAAAAGCACTCGGGATCTCTATGGGCGCCTGATATAGTGAGATGCTAGTAAATTTTCCTGCTCTGTATGTGTGTTGATTTAGATGGTGAGGTGTTAATCACAGAATGTTTGAACTGAGTTCAGCAACAATCATTTTCTCTAGTATCTTCAAGGCAAAGGAGGTACGGTTAATCGAACTGAAGGACATGATTAATCGACTTGATGAGTAGTCATATATAGATACGAAAACTTCCGAACAAAAATTACTTCACCTCTTCCCTACATCTTTGGAATGTACGCCAGTATACGACTCTCTCGCTTTATGCCAACAAAATGTGGCAGATTAAATTCGTTTCTCTGTTCTTATAACACCAAACCAATGTCATCTGCGCTGAAATCTTTTATGCAACTCACGGCCACCTTTGGGTTGCTGGGTAAATAGATATTTAGTCAGTCCGATTGAACCGGATTTATACATCGCTAATTGtaacaatttcttaaatttgcTGTGCATCGTCTTCAGAAACGCTATGAGTTCATTGAACAACTAAGGTATTTTGAGTATGCCTTTTCATTTTGGTCTCGGGGCAATTGCAATTAATGGCAACAGTAAGCATCTTCTGGCCCTGTTTTTTAACTTCATatagtaatttattttgtagtaaAGTAAAGTGCTAAGTAAATTTATAGCCACAATATTTccaaatatattgaaattaGTGCTCTGGGGTTCCTCTCAGGATTTCGTTGAGTGACTTTTGCTCTCAGCTTAAACTGGACGATTCTGTGGTGTGATAGAGAGGTCTCGGAGGAAACCTTCTAACAGGAGACCATATTCTCGGCAAGTTTGCTGCTGAAGCTGAAATAAGGATATACAGGGATTatggatttgaactaggtattatttgaagaatggtaacacttagctgtcttctgatttgacagaaaattagttttattcttccgctgaacgaaaatggttgtgtatacgctcaaagaacgctgggaaatattgcgacattactttgaaaatcatggtcatgttgcagaatgtgtacgaaaattacgtacggcaatgggaagaagaaaagcaccgaatgaagcgtatgtgcgttactttgcgaaaaaagtaagagaaactgggttgcttattgacaaaccaacgcgtgaccgaccaaaaaccgtgcgtacacccgaaaatattgctgctgtggccgagagtgttcgtgaatcaccaggaacatcaattgatgcactgaataCCAACAtatgcgatgtcatagctgaaatacagccgcatacaatcgaaaatgtcttgaaaaattggaccgatcgtataggatggtgcatggctagccgaagcagccatatgaatgaagttgtgttccatcattaaccggaaggattgtacttcaaaataaaaaaaaacagtttggaaaaatattgagtagtttcttttttatagcatttttagttccgtaaagttatatggcggaccctatattaGAGACTCAGGTTAGGAGAGTATTATAGTATTACTAAGGGCAGTATTGTCGTTTTGCGGATTTTGaaatcattaaaagatagaaaaccAATGAATTCTCTCGTCCCTCCACAAAATATGTAGTTTCTTATATTCTAATATTTCagcactaaataaattttttccttaaaaataattgtaagctGTTTTATGGATGTACTTAAATTGATATCTCAAAAATCAACTGCTTGTTTTTATATTATGGGTTTTAAAGGCTACTAATTTACGAATCCGTATCTTATGAACTAAAATAACTTAATGCGCAAAAATCATCTTCTAAGACAAGACCAATTTCTTGCTCAGCAGCTATGTTCGCAAGTAAATTTGTCGTTATTGGAGTGAACACAATCACAAAATccacaaatattcgaaaaagtaCCAACGCATCTCTTGAAATGATGAAGCAGAACCCGTTACCGACGATAGTTCTCAGTATAAAGGGGTGTAAACCGGCATCCTATTTCGAGAGCTAGACAACATAAAAATATCCGAgctgtggtttcaacaagacgcaGCCACGGGTCATACAAGCGATTCAACGCTCAAGATTTTGAAGGACAAATTGAGCTACCGGGTCACATCACAGCGAGCGTTCATCAATTGGTCACCACAACTTGAAGTTCCTTGATTATTTTCTCTGAGACTACTTCACATATCACTTGGTTTTCACGTAAAATTGGAAGATTTGAATATCTTTCACTACCTGCTCTTCGAAAAGTGGGCTTTGTATCAAGTCGGCGAGCGCTGGGTAAATAAACTAATTTACAAGTTCGCGAGATATTTCTGAACTTGTCTGGATCAGAGCCACTCAAGAGAGCTCTTAAGGTTAATACAATTGGAGTTCTCAATTTTAGTGCTacgtttttctac
Coding sequences within:
- the LOC129249937 gene encoding uncharacterized protein LOC129249937 — translated: MNRLTPEQRLQIVQIYYENKGSVRATHRALRPIFGRHNRPSESLIRLTMDRFRTTFALVDNTHPQRRRTVRTEDAIAAVEQSIEEDPNESIRHRAQQLQMCPSTLWKILRKDLGLRAAYSQFHTHPTLIGGKKDFLVQEVPPVADDLLPVAYRLSSIITCCLLSVAMPPPPSSPAVPIFTISCTLD